The following are from one region of the Qipengyuania flava genome:
- the secA gene encoding preprotein translocase subunit SecA — translation MFNSIVKAVFGSSNDRYVKSIGKIVDKINALEPQLQALTDEELAAQTDKFRAQLADGKTLDDILPEAFATVREASVRVLGMRHFDVQMVGGIVLHRGEISEMRTGEGKTLVATLATYLNAIEGKGVHVVTVNDYLAARDAEWMGRLHKFLGLTIGVIVPNLPEQARREAYNADITYSTNNELGFDYLRDNMKHERSQMVQRPFNFAIVDEVDSILIDEARTPLIISGPTEDKSDLYISIDEVVKTFPDDWYEKDEKQRNIQLTEEGTEEVEKLLIEKGLLETENLYDVENTQVVHHLDQALRAVHMFKKDTDYIVKDDKVVIIDEFTGRMMDGRRWSNGLHQAVEAKEGVKIEPENQTLASITFQNYFRMYPKLSGMTGTAATEAAEFWDIYKMNVVEIPTNVPVARIDEDDEFYKNTQDKFKAIAKAIAEKNAIGQPVLVGTVSIEKSEMLSEFLKQEGVEHEVLNARQHEREAHIVAQAGRIGAVTIATNMAGRGTDIQLGGNVEFRIDDELGAMEDGAAKDLEIERIKAEVAAEREKVLEAGGLFVLGTERHESRRIDNQLRGRSGRQGDPGLSRFYLCLEDDLLRIFGPDTLFAKMMNSNLEDGEAIGSKWLSKAIETAQKKVEARNYEIRKQVVQYDDVMNDQRKVIYEQRAEIMDSEAVDDVVLDMRHDAINSLVSEACPPGSYPEQWDVEGLRTRVNEVLNFDAPIDEWVEEDQVEPEIIEERLAAEADRIMDNKLAATDPAMWRRIEKSVLLQELDGQWKDHLATLDALRQVVGLRAHAQKQPLNEYKQEAFSLFETMLDKLRETVTNKLIRLELVEPAPLPEVDLPELPDFLTGHIDPLTGLDNSDDNDGSRGREALFGALAGSSRAAVGPGGSITENPYAGMDISRNAPCPCGSGNKYKHCHGAIGAKA, via the coding sequence ATGTTCAATTCCATCGTCAAGGCCGTGTTCGGCTCCTCCAACGACCGCTACGTCAAATCGATCGGCAAGATCGTCGACAAGATCAACGCCCTCGAGCCGCAGCTTCAGGCGCTCACCGATGAGGAGCTTGCCGCGCAGACCGACAAGTTCCGCGCACAGCTCGCCGATGGCAAGACGCTCGACGATATCCTGCCCGAAGCCTTCGCCACCGTGCGCGAAGCCTCGGTCCGCGTGCTCGGCATGCGCCACTTCGATGTGCAGATGGTCGGCGGTATCGTCCTCCACCGCGGCGAAATCTCCGAAATGCGCACCGGCGAGGGCAAGACCCTCGTTGCAACTCTCGCGACCTATCTCAACGCGATCGAGGGCAAGGGCGTCCACGTCGTCACCGTCAACGATTACCTCGCCGCGCGCGATGCGGAATGGATGGGTCGCCTCCATAAGTTCCTCGGCCTGACCATCGGCGTGATCGTGCCGAACCTGCCCGAGCAGGCGCGCCGCGAAGCCTATAACGCCGACATCACCTACTCGACCAACAACGAGCTGGGCTTCGATTACCTGCGCGACAACATGAAGCACGAGCGCAGCCAGATGGTGCAGCGCCCCTTCAATTTCGCGATCGTCGACGAGGTCGACTCGATCCTGATCGACGAAGCGCGCACCCCGCTGATCATCTCGGGCCCGACCGAGGACAAGTCCGACCTCTACATCTCGATCGACGAGGTGGTGAAGACCTTCCCCGATGACTGGTACGAGAAGGATGAAAAGCAGCGCAACATTCAGCTGACCGAAGAGGGCACGGAAGAGGTCGAGAAGCTTCTGATCGAGAAGGGCCTGCTCGAAACCGAGAACCTCTACGACGTCGAGAACACCCAGGTCGTCCACCACCTCGACCAGGCGCTGCGCGCGGTGCACATGTTCAAGAAGGACACCGACTATATCGTGAAGGACGACAAGGTCGTCATCATCGATGAGTTCACCGGCCGCATGATGGACGGCCGCCGCTGGTCGAACGGCTTGCACCAGGCAGTCGAAGCCAAGGAAGGCGTCAAGATCGAGCCGGAGAACCAGACGCTCGCCTCGATCACCTTCCAGAACTATTTCCGCATGTATCCCAAGCTGTCGGGCATGACCGGCACCGCCGCCACCGAAGCGGCCGAATTCTGGGACATCTACAAGATGAACGTGGTCGAGATCCCGACCAACGTTCCCGTCGCCCGCATCGACGAGGACGACGAGTTCTACAAGAACACGCAGGACAAGTTCAAAGCCATCGCCAAGGCGATTGCCGAGAAGAATGCCATCGGCCAGCCGGTTCTGGTCGGCACTGTGTCGATCGAGAAGTCGGAAATGCTCAGCGAATTCCTCAAGCAGGAAGGCGTAGAGCACGAGGTTCTCAACGCCCGCCAGCACGAGCGCGAGGCGCATATCGTGGCGCAGGCCGGCCGCATCGGCGCGGTCACCATCGCAACCAACATGGCCGGTCGCGGCACCGACATCCAGCTCGGCGGTAACGTCGAGTTTCGCATCGACGATGAACTCGGCGCGATGGAAGACGGTGCGGCCAAGGACCTCGAGATCGAGCGCATCAAGGCCGAAGTCGCGGCCGAGCGCGAGAAGGTTCTCGAAGCGGGCGGTCTCTTCGTCCTCGGCACCGAGCGTCACGAAAGCCGCCGTATCGACAACCAGTTGCGCGGCCGTTCGGGCCGCCAAGGCGACCCGGGTCTCAGCCGGTTCTACCTGTGCCTGGAAGACGACCTGCTGCGCATCTTCGGCCCGGACACCCTGTTCGCGAAGATGATGAACTCGAACCTGGAGGACGGCGAGGCTATTGGCTCGAAGTGGCTGTCGAAGGCCATCGAGACCGCACAGAAGAAGGTCGAGGCGCGCAACTACGAAATCCGCAAGCAGGTCGTGCAGTACGACGACGTGATGAACGACCAGCGCAAGGTGATCTACGAGCAGCGCGCCGAGATCATGGACAGCGAAGCGGTCGACGACGTGGTGCTCGACATGCGCCACGATGCGATCAATTCGCTGGTCAGCGAAGCCTGCCCTCCGGGATCCTATCCCGAGCAGTGGGACGTCGAAGGCCTTCGTACGCGGGTCAACGAGGTGCTCAATTTCGATGCGCCGATCGACGAATGGGTCGAGGAAGACCAGGTCGAACCGGAAATCATCGAGGAACGTCTCGCCGCCGAGGCCGACCGCATCATGGACAACAAGCTGGCAGCGACCGATCCCGCCATGTGGCGCCGGATCGAGAAGAGCGTGCTGCTGCAGGAGCTTGACGGGCAGTGGAAGGACCACCTCGCCACGCTCGATGCGCTGCGCCAGGTGGTTGGCCTGCGCGCCCATGCGCAGAAGCAGCCGCTCAATGAATACAAGCAGGAAGCCTTCAGCCTCTTTGAAACCATGCTCGACAAGCTGCGCGAGACGGTGACCAACAAGCTGATCCGCCTCGAGCTGGTCGAACCGGCTCCGCTGCCGGAAGTGGACCTTCCCGAGCTGCCGGACTTCCTCACTGGCCATATCGACCCGCTCACCGGTCTCGACAATTCGGACGACAACGACGGCTCGCGTGGCCGCGAGGCGCTATTCGGCGCTCTTGCCGGCAGCTCGCGCGCCGCAGTCGGCCCAGGCGGTTCGATCACCGAAAATCCCTATGCGGGCATGGACATCAGCCGCAACGCACCGTGCCCCTGTGGGTCGGGCAACAAGTACAAGCACTGCCACGGCGCCATCGGCGCCAAGGCCTGA
- a CDS encoding GNAT family N-acetyltransferase: MDAGAIDLGTELQRARPADAKQLGDITADAFRNDPFNLWLFGRFAGIRSLFRLQARRIYAPRGFCYTHGDEGACMWMLPDGDSSFGTRDYAEFALKTVLTCGMGAVKRGIRTGEAMDARHPTFPHAYLFSIGVRPSGQGKGLGRKLIAPMLEACDRTGTRAYLENSNPANTGFYASCGFENLGEPIHPEPGSPPLQPMVREPRSG; encoded by the coding sequence ATGGACGCAGGCGCCATCGATCTTGGGACAGAGTTGCAACGCGCAAGGCCCGCCGACGCGAAGCAGCTCGGCGATATCACCGCAGACGCGTTCCGCAACGATCCCTTCAACCTGTGGCTGTTCGGCCGGTTCGCGGGGATTCGCAGCCTGTTTCGCCTGCAAGCGAGGCGCATCTACGCACCACGCGGCTTTTGCTACACCCACGGAGACGAAGGTGCGTGCATGTGGATGCTGCCCGATGGGGACAGTAGCTTCGGGACCCGTGATTACGCTGAGTTTGCGCTGAAGACCGTGCTCACCTGCGGCATGGGCGCGGTCAAACGCGGGATCCGGACCGGTGAAGCGATGGATGCGCGCCACCCGACATTCCCGCACGCTTATCTCTTCAGCATCGGTGTGCGGCCCTCTGGCCAAGGCAAGGGGCTCGGCCGCAAGCTGATTGCGCCGATGCTAGAGGCTTGCGATCGCACCGGAACGCGCGCCTATCTGGAAAATTCGAACCCCGCCAACACCGGTTTCTACGCCAGTTGCGGGTTCGAAAACCTCGGCGAGCCGATCCATCCCGAACCGGGCAGCCCGCCCTTGCAGCCGATGGTGCGCGAGCCCCGCAGCGGCTAG
- a CDS encoding sulfite exporter TauE/SafE family protein, with product MAALFVAFLVTALLYASVGFGGGSTYTALLALAEVDYRILPLLALSCNIVVVAGSTVRFGRAGVTPWEGALVLTGVAAPAAFLGGLTPIDEITFLALLGASLLLTAATLLVPPRTEVEGPKSVLARAMPVAALPLGYLAGLVGIGGGIFLAPLLHLTRWDNARAIAATASLFILVNSLFGLAGQLLKGGAGRLGAAVDLGLPLLVAVAIGGQVGSLLALKYLPQRWIRIGTAALTAWVGARLLFDV from the coding sequence ATGGCCGCGCTCTTCGTTGCATTCCTGGTGACCGCCTTGCTCTACGCCAGCGTCGGGTTCGGCGGAGGATCGACCTACACCGCGCTGCTGGCATTGGCCGAGGTCGACTATCGCATCCTTCCCCTGCTGGCGCTGAGCTGCAACATCGTCGTGGTCGCTGGCAGCACGGTGCGGTTCGGCCGTGCGGGCGTCACGCCCTGGGAAGGCGCGCTGGTGCTCACCGGCGTCGCGGCGCCTGCCGCTTTCCTCGGCGGTCTCACCCCAATCGATGAGATCACGTTCCTTGCGCTTCTGGGCGCCAGCCTGTTGCTGACTGCCGCGACATTGCTGGTTCCACCGCGAACCGAGGTGGAAGGCCCCAAGAGCGTGCTGGCGCGGGCCATGCCAGTGGCCGCTCTGCCGCTGGGCTATCTTGCCGGGCTTGTCGGGATCGGAGGGGGCATATTCCTAGCTCCGCTGCTGCACCTGACCCGCTGGGACAATGCACGCGCGATTGCCGCGACGGCCAGCCTCTTCATTCTCGTGAATTCGCTGTTTGGGCTTGCGGGGCAGCTGCTCAAAGGCGGGGCGGGGAGGTTGGGCGCCGCCGTGGACCTCGGCTTACCCTTGCTGGTCGCGGTAGCGATCGGCGGGCAGGTCGGCAGCCTGTTGGCCCTCAAATACCTGCCTCAGCGCTGGATACGCATCGGCACAGCCGCGCTCACCGCGTGGGTTGGCGCGCGCCTGCTTTTCGATGTGTGA
- a CDS encoding NAD kinase, whose product MSTFNRLALLVSDSDRAQQAADKEYRELADWVPLDEADAVVVLGGDGFMLQTLHAMLDKGRIIPAYGLNLGTVGFLMNRNRNPETLIKRIGKAKPHTIAPLRMRATTQKGKKHTVCAINEVSLLRETRQTAKLEVTVDDKVRIPELVCDGVLLATPAGSTAYNLSADGPILPLDSNLLALTPISPFRPRRWHGAILPDRSRISLSVLESEKRPVSVVADQRELRDIAQVDIEIARDAELTLLFDPGHALDERIVAEQFVV is encoded by the coding sequence ATGTCCACATTCAACCGCCTCGCCCTGCTGGTTTCCGATTCCGATCGCGCGCAGCAAGCCGCGGACAAGGAGTATCGCGAGCTGGCCGACTGGGTTCCGCTCGATGAAGCGGACGCCGTCGTCGTGCTCGGCGGTGACGGGTTCATGCTGCAAACCCTCCATGCCATGCTCGACAAGGGCCGGATCATACCGGCCTATGGCCTTAACCTTGGCACGGTCGGCTTCCTGATGAACCGCAATCGTAATCCGGAAACGCTCATCAAGCGCATCGGCAAGGCGAAGCCGCATACCATTGCTCCACTCCGGATGCGTGCGACGACGCAAAAGGGCAAGAAGCATACGGTCTGTGCGATCAATGAGGTCAGCCTGCTGCGTGAAACGCGCCAGACGGCGAAACTCGAAGTGACGGTCGACGACAAGGTCCGGATTCCCGAGCTGGTTTGCGATGGTGTGCTGCTGGCGACACCTGCCGGTTCCACGGCGTACAACCTGTCCGCCGATGGCCCGATCCTTCCGCTCGATTCGAACCTCTTGGCACTAACTCCGATCAGCCCGTTCCGCCCGCGCCGCTGGCACGGAGCCATCCTTCCCGATCGCAGCCGGATCAGCCTGAGCGTACTGGAGAGCGAGAAGCGCCCTGTCTCGGTCGTGGCCGACCAGCGCGAGCTGCGCGACATTGCCCAGGTGGACATCGAGATCGCCCGCGATGCGGAGCTCACCCTGCTGTTCGATCCCGGCCACGCGCTCGACGAACGCATTGTCGCAGAGCAGTTCGTGGTCTGA
- a CDS encoding GGDEF domain-containing phosphodiesterase — MASLPNDMMVESRDTLTGLADQALARATIAQWQREWPQDTIACPMQAMMITLGRIDTVNVAFGESAGDGALVEVAQRIQHFAADELESSSAWIAARLSGGNFLLVARQECSRERWQWLAEALADAIAMPIANPEGGASLRLWPRLALMRVTENDDPDSVLDRLSEVAARMRDSNRRRIDWSTGTVARAGRSNQQLEADLLAAIDRDEIQILFQPQYALSDDRLIGAEALARWDHPVIGRVGAGTLFQIAERADHVAHLSRHIAKRALEQAVQWPDNLHLSLNITPADLAADNFAIDFARMAEKAGFPLERITLEIIEQVLLADLDRVSGVLDQLKLFGIRIALDDFGAGFCNFRYLKVLPIDCIKLDRSMLDGVLEDERDLAVFRAILAMAQALDLKVLVEGVEKDGQRALAQAEGCEYYQGFLRAAPMGSQEFLDLVEA; from the coding sequence ATGGCAAGCTTGCCCAACGATATGATGGTTGAGTCGCGCGACACTCTGACCGGCCTGGCCGACCAGGCCCTGGCCCGTGCCACCATTGCGCAATGGCAGCGCGAATGGCCGCAGGACACCATCGCCTGTCCGATGCAGGCGATGATGATCACGCTCGGCCGGATCGATACCGTGAACGTCGCTTTCGGCGAGAGCGCAGGGGACGGGGCGCTGGTCGAAGTGGCGCAGCGCATCCAGCATTTCGCAGCGGACGAACTCGAAAGCTCCAGCGCCTGGATCGCGGCGCGCCTTAGCGGAGGCAATTTCCTCCTCGTCGCCCGGCAGGAATGCAGCCGCGAGCGCTGGCAATGGCTGGCCGAAGCGCTGGCCGACGCGATCGCCATGCCGATTGCCAATCCCGAAGGTGGGGCAAGCCTGCGCCTCTGGCCGCGCCTGGCGCTGATGCGGGTGACGGAAAACGACGATCCTGACAGCGTGCTCGACCGTCTGTCGGAAGTGGCCGCGCGGATGCGCGACAGCAACCGGCGCCGGATCGACTGGTCGACCGGCACGGTGGCGCGTGCGGGCCGCTCGAACCAGCAGCTCGAAGCCGATCTGCTGGCGGCCATCGATCGCGATGAAATCCAGATCCTCTTCCAGCCCCAGTATGCACTCTCGGATGACAGGCTGATCGGCGCAGAGGCGCTGGCGCGCTGGGATCACCCTGTGATCGGGCGGGTCGGGGCCGGAACGCTGTTCCAGATTGCGGAGCGGGCCGACCATGTGGCGCACCTCTCGCGTCATATCGCCAAGCGGGCACTGGAGCAGGCCGTCCAGTGGCCCGATAATCTCCACCTTTCGCTCAATATCACGCCTGCGGACCTCGCCGCGGACAACTTCGCCATCGATTTCGCGCGCATGGCGGAGAAGGCCGGTTTTCCTCTCGAACGCATTACGCTGGAAATCATCGAGCAGGTGCTGCTTGCCGACCTCGACCGGGTCAGCGGCGTGCTGGATCAGCTCAAGCTATTCGGCATACGCATCGCGCTCGATGATTTCGGGGCCGGTTTCTGCAATTTCCGCTACCTCAAGGTCCTGCCGATCGACTGCATCAAGCTCGACCGCTCCATGCTCGACGGGGTGCTCGAGGACGAGCGCGACCTCGCCGTGTTCCGCGCGATCCTGGCCATGGCGCAGGCGCTCGATCTCAAGGTTCTGGTCGAAGGCGTGGAGAAGGATGGCCAGCGCGCGCTCGCGCAGGCCGAGGGCTGCGAATACTATCAGGGCTTCCTGCGCGCCGCACCGATGGGGTCGCAGGAATTTCTTGATCTGGTAGAGGCTTAA
- the mfd gene encoding transcription-repair coupling factor has product MPDLSRILKSAEPLTLAQVARGAQPLVMADLARASRGRAVFIAPDDAAMRGIVDAAAFFAPELEVIEFPAWDSLPYDRASPALSISARRLAALHRLQAGKAKAQLVVTTANAVMQRVLTPFRIRESVREFKPGFEIGRESLAALLQRQGYGRTDTVIDKGEYAVRGSIVDIFPSGMDEALRLDFFGDELESLRTFDPNTQMSTGRLESHLLLPASEALLDEDSIKRFRGRYREMFGANATQDPLYEAVSEGRRLAGMEHWLPLFEEKLATLFDHLWKDDLVVIDQAALAAADERAKDVADYYDQRTAIAGQAKGNYRPLKPDALYLPLDEFREALAAVPAHRATVFDEPESDSVVSFGFRSGRDFAPERARGDNVYPVLADHLKALSKAGKRPLLAAYSKGSRSRIASILEEAGTPVQMADSWQEALGLSAKGKPAAMILPIEASFANDEMELLTEQDILGDRLVRRKKKRKDADAFLAELQALSVGDLIVHTEHGIGKYLGLEAIPVGKSKHDCVQLEYKGGDKLFIPVENIDVLSRYGSSEEAVMLDRLGGEAWQKRRARLKERIREIAGELLKVAAQRALKKAPVLEVEDGPYNQFLDRFPWEETDDQERAIQDVLRDLESGKPMDRLVCGDVGFGKTEVALRAAFVAAMNGQQVAVVAPTTLLARQHYENFASRFAGFPLKVGRLSRLVSAKEMKETRQGLADGQIDIVVGTHAILSKQTKFKDLGLVIVDEEQRFGVTHKEKLKQLRADVHMLTLTATPIPRTLQMAMTGLRELSTIQTPPVDRLAVRTYVMEWDDMVMREALLREHHRGGQSFIVVPRISDMEGIADWLHENVPEVKFVSAHGQMSAGEIEERMSAFYEGKYEVLLATTIVESGLDLPSANTIIIHRADIFGLAQLYQLRGRVGRSKLRAYAYLTYEKDTQLSEVAEKRLKVLGDLDSLGAGFQLASHDLDIRGAGNLLGDEQSGHIREVGFELYQSMLEDAILAAKAGELGLEAKPEKISPQITVDAPIMIPEDYVPDLAVRMALYRRLNDAEDKAEIEALAAEMIDRFGDLPPATANLVKLIEIKHQAIEANIAKIDVGAQGTLVTFHNDDFPDGPGLIAYVDRLQGTAKLRPDMKLVIARAWNSPESRLNGLFQLTKGLSGIVRKARKRNKKAA; this is encoded by the coding sequence ATGCCCGACCTCTCCCGTATCCTGAAATCGGCCGAACCGCTCACGCTGGCACAGGTTGCGCGCGGCGCGCAGCCGCTTGTGATGGCCGATCTTGCGCGCGCCAGCAGGGGCCGCGCCGTGTTCATCGCGCCAGACGATGCCGCCATGCGCGGGATCGTGGACGCAGCCGCCTTCTTCGCGCCCGAGCTTGAGGTCATCGAATTCCCCGCCTGGGATTCGCTGCCTTACGACCGCGCCAGCCCCGCCCTGTCGATCAGCGCGCGCCGGCTTGCAGCGCTCCATCGCCTGCAAGCGGGCAAGGCAAAGGCGCAGCTGGTGGTCACCACCGCCAACGCCGTAATGCAGCGCGTCCTCACCCCCTTCCGCATTCGCGAAAGCGTGCGGGAATTCAAACCGGGGTTCGAGATCGGCCGCGAAAGTCTCGCCGCACTTCTCCAGCGGCAGGGCTATGGCCGCACCGATACGGTGATCGACAAGGGCGAATACGCCGTGCGCGGGTCGATCGTCGACATCTTCCCCTCCGGCATGGACGAGGCCCTGCGGCTCGACTTCTTCGGCGACGAGCTGGAGAGCCTGCGCACCTTCGATCCGAACACGCAGATGAGCACCGGGCGGCTCGAAAGCCATCTCCTCCTGCCCGCCAGCGAGGCGCTGCTCGATGAAGACAGCATCAAGCGCTTCCGTGGCCGCTACCGCGAAATGTTCGGCGCCAACGCCACCCAGGACCCGCTCTACGAAGCGGTCAGCGAAGGGCGCCGCCTTGCGGGTATGGAACACTGGCTGCCCCTGTTCGAGGAGAAGCTGGCGACGCTGTTCGACCATCTCTGGAAGGACGACCTCGTGGTCATCGACCAGGCTGCCCTTGCCGCAGCCGACGAGCGGGCAAAGGACGTGGCCGATTACTACGACCAGCGCACCGCCATCGCCGGGCAGGCCAAGGGCAATTACCGTCCGCTGAAGCCCGACGCACTTTACCTGCCGCTCGACGAATTCCGCGAAGCGCTGGCCGCTGTGCCCGCACACCGCGCAACGGTCTTCGACGAGCCGGAAAGCGACAGCGTGGTCAGCTTCGGCTTCCGTTCGGGCCGCGATTTCGCGCCGGAACGCGCGCGCGGCGACAATGTCTATCCCGTCCTTGCCGACCATCTGAAAGCGCTGTCGAAGGCCGGCAAGCGGCCGCTGCTTGCCGCCTATTCCAAGGGCAGCCGTTCGCGCATTGCCTCGATCCTGGAAGAAGCGGGAACGCCGGTGCAGATGGCCGACAGCTGGCAGGAGGCACTGGGCCTGTCAGCCAAGGGCAAACCGGCGGCCATGATCCTGCCGATCGAGGCGAGTTTCGCCAATGACGAGATGGAGCTGCTCACCGAGCAGGACATCCTCGGCGACCGCCTCGTGCGCCGCAAGAAGAAGCGCAAGGATGCCGACGCCTTCCTTGCCGAATTGCAGGCGCTCAGCGTCGGCGACCTCATCGTCCACACCGAACATGGTATCGGCAAGTACCTCGGCCTCGAGGCGATCCCGGTCGGCAAGTCGAAGCATGACTGTGTCCAACTGGAATACAAGGGCGGCGACAAGCTGTTCATCCCGGTCGAGAACATCGATGTACTGAGCCGCTACGGCTCTTCGGAGGAGGCGGTCATGCTCGACCGGCTCGGCGGCGAGGCATGGCAGAAACGCCGTGCGCGCCTGAAGGAACGCATCCGCGAGATCGCTGGCGAGCTGCTCAAGGTCGCCGCACAGCGCGCGCTGAAGAAAGCGCCCGTGCTGGAGGTGGAGGACGGCCCCTACAACCAGTTCCTCGACCGCTTCCCTTGGGAAGAAACCGACGACCAGGAACGCGCCATCCAGGACGTGCTGCGAGACCTGGAAAGCGGCAAGCCGATGGACCGTCTGGTCTGCGGCGATGTCGGCTTTGGCAAGACCGAGGTCGCTTTGCGCGCTGCCTTCGTAGCCGCGATGAACGGGCAGCAGGTCGCCGTGGTCGCCCCCACCACCCTGCTCGCTCGCCAGCATTACGAGAACTTCGCAAGCCGCTTTGCTGGTTTCCCGCTCAAGGTAGGGCGCCTGTCGCGCCTCGTTTCCGCCAAGGAGATGAAGGAAACGCGCCAGGGTCTTGCCGACGGGCAGATCGACATCGTGGTCGGCACGCACGCGATCCTCTCGAAGCAGACGAAATTCAAGGACCTCGGCCTCGTGATCGTCGACGAGGAGCAGCGCTTCGGAGTCACCCACAAGGAAAAGCTCAAGCAGCTGCGCGCCGATGTGCACATGCTTACGCTCACCGCCACGCCTATCCCGCGCACACTGCAAATGGCGATGACGGGCCTTCGCGAACTCTCCACCATCCAGACCCCGCCGGTCGATCGCCTCGCGGTGCGCACCTACGTCATGGAATGGGACGACATGGTGATGCGCGAGGCGCTGCTGCGCGAACACCATCGCGGCGGGCAGAGCTTCATCGTCGTGCCGCGAATTTCCGACATGGAAGGCATTGCCGACTGGCTGCATGAGAACGTGCCGGAGGTGAAATTCGTTTCCGCCCACGGCCAGATGAGCGCGGGCGAGATCGAAGAGCGCATGAGCGCCTTCTACGAAGGAAAGTACGAAGTCCTGCTCGCCACGACGATCGTCGAAAGCGGGCTCGACCTGCCGAGCGCGAACACGATCATTATCCACCGCGCCGACATTTTCGGCCTAGCCCAGCTCTACCAGCTGCGCGGGCGCGTGGGCCGCTCGAAACTGCGGGCCTATGCCTATCTAACCTACGAGAAGGACACGCAGCTTTCCGAAGTGGCCGAGAAACGCCTCAAAGTGCTTGGTGACCTCGACAGTCTCGGCGCGGGTTTCCAACTTGCCAGCCACGATCTCGACATCCGTGGGGCCGGCAACCTCCTCGGCGACGAACAGTCGGGCCATATCCGCGAGGTCGGCTTCGAACTCTACCAGTCGATGCTGGAGGACGCGATCCTTGCCGCCAAGGCAGGCGAACTGGGTCTGGAGGCGAAGCCGGAGAAAATCAGCCCGCAGATTACGGTCGATGCACCGATCATGATCCCGGAAGATTATGTGCCCGACCTCGCCGTGCGCATGGCGCTTTACCGCCGCCTCAACGATGCCGAAGACAAGGCCGAAATCGAAGCGCTGGCCGCCGAGATGATCGACCGCTTCGGCGACCTTCCGCCCGCCACCGCCAACCTGGTGAAGCTCATCGAGATCAAGCACCAGGCAATCGAAGCGAACATCGCCAAGATCGATGTCGGCGCGCAGGGCACGCTGGTCACCTTCCACAATGACGATTTCCCCGATGGGCCGGGCCTCATCGCCTATGTCGACCGGCTGCAGGGCACGGCCAAGCTGCGGCCTGATATGAAGCTGGTGATCGCGCGCGCCTGGAACTCACCCGAAAGCCGTTTGAACGGCCTGTTCCAGCTTACAAAGGGTCTGTCCGGGATCGTGCGCAAGGCACGAAAGCGCAATAAGAAGGCGGCTTAA
- a CDS encoding FAD assembly factor SdhE, with translation MPDLLTFDGRIQRAKFRAWHRGTREADYMFGGFFDRYHAEWKEEELAWFEALLEEDDVDVMAWAMKTQPTPPRFQGAMIEAMQQLDFVDIPR, from the coding sequence ATGCCCGATCTCCTCACCTTCGATGGCCGCATCCAGCGCGCCAAGTTCCGCGCCTGGCACCGTGGCACGCGCGAGGCCGATTACATGTTCGGCGGCTTCTTCGACCGCTATCACGCGGAGTGGAAGGAAGAGGAGCTCGCCTGGTTCGAAGCGCTGCTCGAGGAAGACGATGTGGACGTGATGGCCTGGGCCATGAAGACCCAGCCTACACCGCCGCGCTTCCAGGGCGCTATGATCGAAGCGATGCAGCAGCTGGATTTCGTCGACATTCCGCGTTGA